A region of the Apium graveolens cultivar Ventura chromosome 6, ASM990537v1, whole genome shotgun sequence genome:
TACAAGAAAACTGCCTAGCTCGTCGCTTTAACTCACGTAATCTAAATTTTTTTTGAACATTATCGTGTAAAATAATCATCTGGCTTCAGATGCAGCTTAAAACATTGCAAGTTTATGCTATCAGATCCTAATCATACGATTCTAAGATTTTTTGCGTCAGTCTACATCTGCTAGGAATATAACCACATACTCTGTACTTAAACGTCATGCTATTCTAAGATTTCAGGTACTTTTTAAGACAATAAAAAGCTTGAAAAAAAGGTTACAGAACTTAACCACATAAATTTGTGTTTACTTCAACGTCAAGCTTCATAAGATTTTAGGTACTTTAACGACAATAAGAAGCCTGAAGAAAAGGTTAAAGAACTTACTTGATAAAGTACTCTGAGATTAAACCTGAAAAAATGCGTCCAAAAAATCCCCATATGCTTGTTAAAGAAACAAACATTGAGACATCTCCATATCCAAGAGCCAAACCAATTTGTCCCATGTTATTCATCACTGCCAATCCGGTCCCTACTCCACAAAGGAATGAGAAAAACAAGATCCAGAAATCCACTGTTTTTAAGGCCTCAACTATTGTGTGATCTTCCCCAATCACTGGTTTCCTTTCCACGTCCTTCTTTAGCTCTTTAACAACACTGGTCTCCAATTTATTCTCAGCCTCCGGCTGTCTATCTTCAACTAAAAGCGGCTCCACTATGTGATATTCTGTGTCTAAACTTTCTGCCCGAGTGCGTACCAAATTTTGTAAGAGAAGGTACATAGGAACAGACAACGGAGAAGCTATAAGAAGTAGAAGTATAACAGCAAATGCTTGAGATAAAGATCTCCCATGTTCCCCGGTAACATCATATACTAGCAGATAGACAGCTATTATTACTGCAACAACATTGaagattttaaaatattttgcTTCTTGCTTTTCTTCATTAGAGTTGGATGATGGTGGGATTTCACGAAGAAAGAGGATAGCAGTAAAACAAACAAGCACAGGGACAATTGCTAACATTAGAAGAAAAGTTGCAGGATCATCGGAGAACAAAGCAGTACAGAGATCCGTAAAAATGGCTGTGCTTAAACCAACATACCCTTTCAAAATCCCTGATACCGGACCCCTATTTTTTCTGAAGTTCCGGATACATGTAACTAGAACTGCTGTATTCATCCATGTTGTGCTGTTCCCTCCCATGCATAAGAATATGCACATCTACATTTAATATACATAGATTTAGATAGCCATTAGATTAGCCACTTAGTAACTACATCATGATTAATGGATCTTGCTACAAATAATAAATATCAATTATTATCATTATAACAACTTCACAAAACTCCTTGTTGAAAAAACACACCAAGTCTTTTCATATCTGTCACAGATTATTTTAGAAAATTAGGAAAATTCCTATATCAGAGGCGGAACCATGACCAGAAATTTTTCTTTAGGTGGGATGGGAACCTAGTAAATAATGGGGGAGACATCACCATTTTTTTAGTTCACGGGGGTACTATATTTTTTCAATATTTCAATGGCGAGAAAACGTCAAAATTTCTTTTAGAAGGGACTCGATTCCCCGCTGTCCCTTACCAGATCAAAAAACGTCAAATCTTCTTTTAGAGGGGACACGATTCCTCGGTGCCCCTTACTGCCTGCCCTGCATATTAGGAGTAATATGAAATGTAAAAACAAGTTTGAAATTTCACATGCTATATAAAATTCCCAAACTATCACAACTTAGAGAGCCACTTATCAGGATAATCAATCTAAGTAGGCCCAAGCATCACACACGCACACACAAATCTTGCACATCACGTATGCTTTCCATGTGATTTTCTTTTCCTATAATGCACACTGCTCCAACGTATATTACCCGTCACGCAAACAACCAAACACAAAAAATGCACATTTCCTGGCCATATATGGCCATTTTTTTTTCCATAATACACTTTGCTTGAATGCATAGTGATAGTAGTGTCACAAAAGTAGTATTACAAGGAAAAAAGGCACAACTCAGATTGCCAGATATATGGGTGATACCTTGGGCTGTTTAAATTGTCAAATATGTAGTATCATAAACCAACACCTTATATATATAAAAAAGGAGCCATTAGCCATTAGTAGGAATACAAAACAGGGTGTATTACTAATCCAATCAATGCATGAGATTGAGGTTTCATTAGCCATTAGTAGGAATACAAAACAGGGCGTGTTACTAATCCAAACGTCAATGCACGAGATTGAGGTTCCGATTACCGTTAATCGAAGACTCAAAAATATTGCAACTGATTTGTATacaaacaaaattaaaaaaaaatacagATACAAGGTTGCTACAGCTTTACCAGCCAATAAGGAAGCGGTTGAACACGGTGGCTTACAACAAGCCACTGAACCCCATAACCAACAAACCCTTCAACAGAACCAATAAGAAGTAACACTTGAGGAGACCACCGGTCGGAACAAAGTCCGGAGAGTACACCAAAGGCTTTTCCGACGTCTTTAGCAACGGAGAGATTGTTAAGTTGAAGTTGAGTTAGAGACATCAAAGATTTTAAAGCGTCGGAATAGTTTGAAAACGTGTAGTTGTTGCCGGATACTGCTTGCACCCAAACGGCGGTCACGAAGCCCAGCCATTTTCCGGCGGGAGATATCGGAGAGTAATCCAAGCCCATTTTGTGTCTATCCTTTTTTTTTAATTCGGGTTGAGGGTTTGATTCTGTTTTGTTAATATAGAAAAAGGTGGCGCTTGGGGTGACTATTGTTTCTGGAGCGTGACACGTGTTGTATGTACCCGCATTGTTTTcgtattaataaaaaattatggGAAATGTTAAATCCAGAAAGTGAGTCAAAACACCAAACTACCCTCCCGTTAATAGCTGGTTCATGGGGTGACTTATTATGTGCGTATAGAGATATCTGTCTTTTCACTTTTTAATTGTTCCGAGAACTAAAAATCAGTTTTTGATTTAacattatatcctatatataaaaTAGATAACTAATTAACAAATTGaactataaatatatattcttaaatgatataaaataataataaaagtgTTATGTTATATATAAATATCTAATACAAGCAACAATTatcttaaaaaaaaaaatataagtaacaattaaGAAATCATC
Encoded here:
- the LOC141663973 gene encoding protein NUCLEAR FUSION DEFECTIVE 4-like; its protein translation is MGLDYSPISPAGKWLGFVTAVWVQAVSGNNYTFSNYSDALKSLMSLTQLQLNNLSVAKDVGKAFGVLSGLCSDRWSPQVLLLIGSVEGFVGYGVQWLVVSHRVQPLPYWLMCIFLCMGGNSTTWMNTAVLVTCIRNFRKNRGPVSGILKGYVGLSTAIFTDLCTALFSDDPATFLLMLAIVPVLVCFTAILFLREIPPSSNSNEEKQEAKYFKIFNVVAVIIAVYLLVYDVTGEHGRSLSQAFAVILLLLIASPLSVPMYLLLQNLVRTRAESLDTEYHIVEPLLVEDRQPEAENKLETSVVKELKKDVERKPVIGEDHTIVEALKTVDFWILFFSFLCGVGTGLAVMNNMGQIGLALGYGDVSMFVSLTSIWGFFGRIFSGLISEYFIKKAGHPRPTWNAASQILMAVGYIIMALALPGSLYIGSIVVGICYGVRVAVTVPTASELFGLKYYGIIYNILILNLPLGSFLFSGLLAGFLYDSQATKTAGGGNTCLGAHCYRLVFIVMAIACVVGFGLDVLLAIKTKGVYSKIYTSKKSKKPFISSSS